The genomic window ACAGTAAAAAATATCAAACTAATTTGAATTTTAGCAAATTGTAACCAGTTTTTGGTGCctatttgaaaaaattttcacTTACAAGAATCAAGAAATCCTTTGTATGCAGGCATGCAGCAGCTCCAGGGGAAGAGGAAGACGACGGACGCTCGAGGAAGAAACAGCGTGCCTGCGACTGGTGAGTCTGAGAGCGAACAGGGGTCGGTGCGACGAATGGCGCAGCGGCAATAGAGGCACAAGGCGGTGGTGGAGGCTAGGCTTGGGGGCAGGCTTCCCGGATTAGTAGATTAGGAGGAGGCGAGTAACGGCGAGGACGCGGTGTCGGCGACGACCAACGAGtaggcgagctcggcgacgaCCAAGGAGGAGGCGAGCTCGGCAACGACGGTGGTGGTTGCGGTGGTCAACATCGTCGCTGCTGTGGCTGCTCgtttggtggtggtgggctggtgGGTATGCGACTGCGAAGAGGCTGATGGCTGTGTGTGACTGGGTGGTGAACTGTGCTTGGGTGGTTTCTGCCTTCTGGAGCTTGGGGCCGTGGGTGATCTCTGGAAGGTGGAAACTGATTAGGGGATTTAGGGCTTCCTTTCGTTTaggcgtttttttttttttttttaaaagagccAAAACGATGCCGTTTAATCTTTTAACTTCCCTTCCAAAAACCGCAAAAAAAACCGGACGGTTCtcccggttcaccggttaaccgccggttcgaccggtttttcCCCCGGTTTTTTGCCAGACGATTTCTGGCCTTACCCGGACCGGCTAGGTGATCGGTTcccggtttttccggttgaaccggccggtccggttcggttttcagaaccatgataaaaagtgagtcattggatgaaatctcatatcaatctcacaccattaaaactatcATTAATAGCTATTTGATGATTACatatcacaaaagttgctggccctagcATTTTTCTTAGATAAACGTGGACGATACAATTAACAGGTTAAattaaaacaaggaaagacatcTGAGTGATAATGAACAAACATGCACTATATAAGATTTTCACCATTCATtcggaaagaaaaatgaaattaaattacatTGCATTGAAGGATCGGTTACGTTATTCATTCTTAACCATAACTAAAGTCGGAACCTGAGGCTCCAAAGTCGCTATCCTTTTCTAGCTTCCTTCTGTTTCGCTCTTTTCAGTTTCACTTTGATCACCTTTTGGTTTGTGCATCTCATAATTCTCCaatcataataataatagtaataataatccaTATCGATGGGGGAATCATCGTTGATGCACAAGATCCATGACTCTTCATCGGCATCGTCGTCGTCTAGCTCAGAGGACGAGAAGAGGCCGGCGTTGGCACGCCAAGCCGCCACTGTGAAGGCAAAGGCGAAGGAGAAGGCGATCCATTACAAGGCGGAGGTTAACCGCCTCTTCGGCCGCGAACAGCCCGTCCACAAGGTCTTGGGAGCTGGAAAGGGTAACTGATGACTAACTCAGATCCGATCCTAATATTTTGATGGATTAGTTGTTGAACAAATTTGTTGTACGTGGTGCAGCGGCTGATATATTCCTATGGAGGAACAAGAGAAGCTCAGGGATGGTACTTGGTGCCGGCACCATGTTGTGGTTTTTCTTCGAGAGAATGGAGTACCACCTCATCACTTTCATTTGCCATTTCCTCATTGTATCTCTCGCAGCTCTTTTCTTGTGGTCCAATGCTTCTGTCTTTATACAcaagtatgtatatatatatgccaattctttctctttctttcttataATGAACTCTATTTTAATTTCTTCAAATAATTAAGTAGGGCCCCCGTGCAAGTTCCACAAGTCGCAATCCCCGAGGATTGCCTTATTCACATAGTCAAAGCTCTGAGATTTGAAATTAACAGAGCCTTCCTTCTTCTCCGAGAAATTGGAACTGGCCGAGATATCAAAAAATTCCTTACCGTACGTAATTTATTCATTTCTCATTCAGATTAATTAATGCATTCTTCTATTCAAGCTTTCTCTATGCATGTCATATCCCATCCAGGTTGTTGGTATATTGTGGCTCATCTCACTTGTTGGGAGCTGCTTCAACTTCCTCACCTTGTTTTACTTATGTACGTTAATTATCGAGACACTCTTTTCACGCATTATTTGCTCCTACATATATATCGTCATTAATATTCTGAATGAATGATACACAGGCTTTCTATTACTGTTCACATTGCCACTGGTGTATGAGAAAAATGAAGACCAGATTGATGCACTAGCAGAGAAGGCAATGATTGAGATCAAGAAGCAATATGCGGTGCTAGATGCTAAGGTCTTGAGCCAGATACCAGTGGCCGGGTTCAAAAAGGATTAATTCATTACAATAAAAACATATATATTTCTTCTAAGTTTCTCTCACTTCATACTGTCTTCAGATCCCAAATTTCTTTTCAGGATTTATTTTCGGAGGATTGTCTTGGATTCATTCTGTATTAGTTATCTTATATAAATTAAATGTGAAGGTTAATTATATGACATGGCAACGGTACAATTAACCACCTAGCTAGCTAATAGCTAATAGCCTTTGCCCATGTAGGTAATGTAAGAGCATGTCATTATATATCCAGGA from Arachis ipaensis cultivar K30076 chromosome B09, Araip1.1, whole genome shotgun sequence includes these protein-coding regions:
- the LOC107616088 gene encoding reticulon-like protein B1 isoform X1 codes for the protein MGESSLMHKIHDSSSASSSSSSEDEKRPALARQAATVKAKAKEKAIHYKAEVNRLFGREQPVHKVLGAGKAADIFLWRNKRSSGMVLGAGTMLWFFFERMEYHLITFICHFLIVSLAALFLWSNASVFIHNRAPVQVPQVAIPEDCLIHIVKALRFEINRAFLLLREIGTGRDIKKFLTVVGILWLISLVGSCFNFLTLFYLCFLLLFTLPLVYEKNEDQIDALAEKAMIEIKKQYAVLDAKVLSQIPVAGFKKD
- the LOC107616088 gene encoding reticulon-like protein B1 isoform X2, whose protein sequence is MGESSLMHKIHDSSSASSSSSSEDEKRPALARQAATVKAKAKEKAIHYKAEVNRLFGREQPVHKVLGAGKAADIFLWRNKRSSGMVLGAGTMLWFFFERMEYHLITFICHFLIVSLAALFLWSNASVFIHKAPVQVPQVAIPEDCLIHIVKALRFEINRAFLLLREIGTGRDIKKFLTVVGILWLISLVGSCFNFLTLFYLCFLLLFTLPLVYEKNEDQIDALAEKAMIEIKKQYAVLDAKVLSQIPVAGFKKD